One Eurosta solidaginis isolate ZX-2024a chromosome 5, ASM4086904v1, whole genome shotgun sequence DNA segment encodes these proteins:
- the Cp19 gene encoding chorion protein S19, producing MKSFVYLSLALFATVVMAHPYGHHSAPQHYGESSHKVHEVSLDGLSKIVDIAAIEKYLNAPAHHHHDIHSASYAPAKYVAAASEPVPGAVISKSYSAAPSAYHGHHGYSGEGHGAVYNAAPVYDAAAASSYSPKAEKYAGAYKSAGYGTHSVHKYTELPAYVTQIHAGKHNYKTFETPIKYSTVTLPVAPAGPVANLYVPEHHSSYSGPSY from the exons ATGAAATCATTCGTG TATCTTTCCTTGGCGCTTTTCGCAACTGTCGTAATGGCCCATCCTTATGGCCATCATTCAGCTCCACAGCACTACGGCGAATCATCTCACAAAGTGCATGAAGTAAGCCTGGATGGCTTATCGAAAATTGTAGACATTGCCGCTATTGAGAAATATTTAAACGCTCCTGCCCACCACCATCATGACATACATTCAGCTTCGTATGCCCCCGCGAAATATGTAGCTGCAGCATCAGAACCCGTACCCGGTGCAGTCATTTCAAAGAGTTATAGTGCTGCACCAAGTGCTTATCATGGCCATCATGGTTACAGTGGAGAAGGACATGGCGCTGTCTACAATGCTGCCCCAGTCTATGATGCTGCAGCCGCATCAAGTTATTCACCAAAAGCTGAAAAATATGCAGGAGCATACAAATCAGCTGGTTATGGGACTCATTCGGTTCACAAATATACCGAACTGCCAGCCTACGTGACTCAAATCCATGCTGGAAAGCACAACTACAAAACTTTTGAAACTCCCATCAAATACAGCACTGTAACCCTCCCAGTGGCACCAGCTGGTCCAGTTGCCAATTTGTATGTGCCTGAGCACCACAGCTCGTATTCCGGTCCTAGCTactaa